In one window of Vanrija pseudolonga chromosome 5, complete sequence DNA:
- the eso1_1 gene encoding N-acetyltransferase eso1, translating into MAHFQASARKDGAANPVTYRHLLSPQAMTVFNPLRTIAHCDIDGAFAQFEQVRLGLPDHIPLIAIQWDSIIAVNYPARAYGIKRGFSGNNPIGEAKKACPHLVVQHVATFRQGDTEAGYWDDVDRRTHKVSLDPYRRESLKILAVFREMAPDCEIEKASIDEAFMDLTPMAIKQMLKTFPHLAAVPPDAPDGLDTPLPPPPPVDWSRSGNVIPLNGQKKVETGEEGKDSSEDEVEDVPSTWEDWALCFGAEIMMQVREEVWTRLHYTCSAIRFLGGKLGNAISEEFGANTVGDLLTVSLDKLQETFGEESIWVYNIIRGIDHTEVKEKLVTKSMLASKNTIPAVRTPEMGHHWLNILAGELTVRLREGRESAPGLWPKTLVLSTRATSESFHSRQTAFPFTRNLTPEYIVKYARKLWDETTAPLKKGTMKYSNISLAFHGLESLEEGQRGIENFFNPGLKKEEAPKRSRTSSPTRDAESNKKPRLPTLQTGSVKKKTPLENFLSQKPSTPKVESVDSDGSDSPKLIHSEEVDGSWTCPKCQTVIAPGDDVVEEDRERWLTAARQEHDDYHFALSLQEETPRASTSRPIPAPRQPKATKKSAGIKAFFAPKR; encoded by the exons ATGGCGCACTTCCAAGCATCTGCGCgcaaggacggcgcggccAACCCTGTGACGTACCG GCACCTCCTCAGCCCTCAGGCGATGACCGTGTT TAATCCCCTCCGAACCATCGCCCACTGTGATATCGACGGAGCGTTTGCCC AGTTCGAACaggtccgcctcggccttcctGACCACATTCCCCTCATCGCTATCCAGTGGGACTCGATCATCGCCGTCAACTACCCCGCACGAGCGTATGGCATCAAGCG TGGGTTTAGCGGCAACAATCCCATCGGCGAGGCTAAGAAGGCGTGCCCCCATCTGGTGGTCCAGCATGTCGCTACCTTCAGGCAGGGAGACACCGAGGCTGGATACTGGGACGACGTTGATCGGCGAACGCACAAG GTGAGCCTGGACCCATATCGACGGGAGAGCCTCAAGATCCTTGCTGTGTTCCGCGAGATGGCGCCAGACTGTGAGATCG AGAAGGCGTCTATCGACGAGGCATTCATGGACCTCACGCCAATGGCTATCAAGCAGATGCTCAAGACCTTCCCCCACCTCGCGGCTGTTCCGCCCGACGCACCAGACGGTCTAGACACGCCTCtcccgcctccaccaccggTGGACTGGTCGAGGAGTGGCAATGTCATCCCCTTGAATGGTCAGAAGAAGGTCGAAACAGGGGAGGAAGGGAAGGATTcgtccgaggacgaggtcgaggacgtgccTTCGACCTGGGAGGATTGGGCTCTGTGCTTTGGAGCCGAGATTATGATGCAGGTCCGGGAGGAGGTGTGGACAAGGCTGCACTACACGTGCTCAGCA ATTCGCTTCTTGGGCGGAAAGCTTGGGAACGCAATCTCTGAGGAGTTCGGCGCGAACACGGTGGGAGACCTCCT CACTGTGAGCCTCGACAAGTTGCAAGAAACCTTTGGAGAGGAGAGCATATGGGTCTACAACATCATTAGG GGGATCGACCATACGGAGGTCAAGGAGAAGCTCGTCACCAAGTCGATGCTTGCCTCGAAGAATACCATCCCAGCCGTCCGAACGCCAGAAATGGGTCATCACTGGCTTAATATCCTTGCAGGCGAGCTCACCGTTCGCCTTCGTGAGGGGCGCGAGTCAGCTCCAGGGCTGTGGCCCAAGACTCTTGTGCTGTCCACCCGTGCTACCAGCGAGTCATTCCATTCCCGGCAGACTGCATTCCCCTTCACACGCAACTTGACACCGGAATACATCGTCAAGTACGCTCGCAAGTTGTGGGACGAGACAACTGCTCCGCTAAAGAAGGGGACGATGAAGTATAGCAAT aTCAGTCTGGCGTTTCATGGACTTGAGAGCCTCGAAGAAGGTCAACGTGGCATTGAGAACTTCTTCAACCCCGGTCTGAAGAAAGAGGAGGCGCCAAAGAGGTCACGGACATCGTCGCCTACCAGAGATGCGGAGTCCAACAAGAAGCCCCGACTACCGACGCTTCAGACAGGCAGTGTCAAGAAGAAGACACCGCTAGAGAACTTCCTGTCTCAAAAGCCGTCTACCCCAAAGGTGGAATCTGTCGACTCAGACGGCAGCGATAGTCCTAAGCTGATTCACtcggaggaggtcgacggcaGCTGGACTTGTCCCAAGTGCCAGACTGTCATCGCGCCAGGAGACGACGTCGTTGAGGAGGACCGGGAACGTTGGCTCACGGCGGCACGTCAAGAACACGATGATTACCACTTTGCTCTCTCACTCCAGGAGGAGACTCCGCGAGCAAGTACAAGTAGACCGATACCAGCCCCAAGGCAACCCAAGGCGACCAAGAAGAGCGCCGGTATTAAGGCCTTCTTTGCCCCCAAGAGGTGA
- the YDR541C_0 gene encoding Putative uncharacterized oxidoreductase, which yields MPVVQPGSLVLVTGASGFIGAHTVSALISAGFSVRIAVRTAEQGAHVVRLFPTEPIDVALIDDWTDPASYVKAVKDVHAIIHLASPANLDLTADPEDILIPAVRSVTSLLETADRTQALGGSLKRVIYLSSAAAAGRYDIPGPVTFTEEDWNDQSVAAVQTLGASASGAFKYSACKTMAERALWDYVEDMDPTWDAVSLLPSCNFGPTSQQATAGAVTTSGSLIVALFKPFLQPGIPDECLHESFGNFVDVRDVAHCCVASLCVPEAGGQRFIVSASSLWGNDFALAASHGVSELSGLTMGRYDPKFRGQLDSQAVQYDGSKAERTFAFKYRPKDESLEEAATFIKAQMVSAYLSSITGGGGLPSSSSPNMPFLPRGSLVLVTGGSCFVGTHTVAALLAAGFKVRVTDNQHKIGQVHALFPDVECYVVNDITRYDAYEDAVEGVDGIINLAFQSTTCHIGDHFFLERAVRGVTSLLNSVGPLNPTVKRVVHISSIASAGRYDVPGPVSYTEKDWNDQCVDIVELKQAAAPSSIQYCASKTLAETAFWEWIRRRQPLWDGVALLPGCTIGPPTHDTPTGMKVDHCDPLVLALFQPFLSTGAPQNLLNQSFGNFVDRRDVADACVKAMRTPEASGERFIISGTPLWGNDFALAANHALPDHFEFLHGNEDVTYRAELDRQAVYFDGSKATHVLGLKYRSKDESMTEAVGYIFKQLEDAWRAKREAEEGELF from the exons ATGCCTGTCGTCCAGCCTGGGTCTTTGGTCTTGGTCACTGGCGCGTCCGGCTTCATTGGCGC TCATACCGTCTCAGCACTCATCAGTGCTGGCTTCAGTGTCCGTATCGCTGTTCGTACCGCTGAGCAaggcgcgcacgtcgtccgACTCTTCCCCACCGAGCCAATCGATGTGGCACTCATCGACGACTGGACCGAC CCCGCGTCCTATGTCAAGGCCGTAAAGGATGTTCATGCGATTATCCACCTCGCTTCGCCCGCCAACTTGGACCTCACGGCTGACCCCGAGGACATCCTCATCCCGGCGGTAAGGAGTGTCACGAGTTTACTCGAGACAGCCGACCGCACTCAGGCACTGGGCGGGAGCCTCAAGCGCGTCATCTATCTCAG CTCGGCTGCCGCGGCTGGACGCTATGACATCCCGGGGCCAGTGACATTCACAGAGGAAG ACTGGAACGACCAGAGCGTCGCAGCTGTGCAGACATTAGGGGCATCGGCCTCTGGGGCATTCAAGTACTCTG CTTGTAAAACTATGGCCGAGCGGGCACTATGGGACTACGTCGAGGATATGGACCCCACATGGGATGCAGTGTCCCTCCTGCCCAGCTGT AACTTTGGCCCCACAAGTCAGCAAGCCACGGCTGGCGCCGTAACCACCTCGGGAT ccCTCATTGTGGCCCTGTTCAAGCCCTTCCTCCAGCCAGGTATACCAGACGAATGCCTACACGAGTCGTTTGGCAACTttgtcgacgtgcgcgacgtcgcaCACTGCTGTGTGGCCTCGCTCTGCGTTCCTGAggccggcggccagcgaTTCATCGTATCAGCGTCTTCGCTGTGGGGTAATGACTtcgctctcgccgccagccacgGCGTATCAGAGCTCTCGGGTCTCACGATGGGCCGATACGACCCCAAGTTCCGCGGGCAGCTGGACTCGCAGGCGGTGCAGTACGACGGCAGCAAGGCCGAGCGCACCTTTGCGTTCAAGTACCGTCCGAAGGACGAATCGCTCGAAGAGGCCGCGACGTTCATCAAGGCGCAGATGGTGTCTGCGTATCTAAGCTCCATCAcgggtggcgggggt CTcccctcttcctcatcgCCCAACATGCCCTTCCTCCCCCGCGgctccctcgtcctcgtcaccggcGGCTCGTGCTTCGTCGGAAC GCACAcggtcgccgccctcctcgccgccgggtTCAAGGTGCGCGTCACGGACAACCAGCACAAGATCGGGCAGGTCCACGCCCTGTTCCCCGACGTCGAGTGCTATGTGGTCAACGACATCACTAGG TACGATGCGTACGAGGACGCCGTAgagggcgtcgacggcatcaTCAACCTCGCGTTCCAGAGCACCACTTGCCACATTGGTGACCACTtcttcctcgagcgcgcggtccGCGGCGTCACTAGCCTGCTTAACAGCGTTGGCCCGTTAAATCCTACCGTCAAGCGTGTTGTTCACATTAG CTCGATCGCATCCGCCGGCCGCTACGACGTCCCAGGCCCTGTCAGCTACACGGAGAAGG ACTGGAACGACCAGTGTGTCGACATCGTGGAGCTCAAGCAGGCTGCTGCACCGAGCTCGATCCAGTACTGTGCTAGCAAGACCCTCGCCGAGACTGCCTTCTGGGAGTggatccgccgccgccagccgctgtGGGACGGTGTGGCTCTGCTTCCCGGCTGC ACCATTGGCCCCCCCACGCACGACACTCCCACCGGGATGAAGGTCGACCACTGTGACC ccctcgtgctcgccctgTTCCAGCCCTTCCTCTCGACCGGTGCACCCCAGAATCTCCTGAACCAGTCCTTTGGCAACTTTGTCGACCGCCGTGACGTTGCCGACGCGTGCGTAAAGGCCATGCGTACCCCCGAGGCGTCTGGCGAACGCTTCATCATCTCGGGCACCCCGCTCTGGGGCAACGActttgccctcgccgccaaccaCGCCCTGCCGGACCACTTCGAGTTCCTCCACGGCAACGAGGATGTCACTtaccgcgccgagctcgacaggcAGGCCGTCTACTTTGACGGCTCGAAGGCGAcccacgtcctcggcctcaagtACCGCTCCAAGGACGAGTCAATGACCGAGGCTGTCGGGTACATTTTCAAGCAGCTTGAAGATGCGTGGCGTGCGAAGCGGGAGGCGGAAGAGGGCGAGCTCTTCTGA
- the eso1_1 gene encoding N-acetyltransferase eso1, protein MAHFQASARKDGAANPVTYRHLLSPQAMTVFNPLRTIAHCDIDGAFAQFEQVRLGLPDHIPLIAIQWDSIIAVNYPARAYGIKRGFSGNNPIGEAKKACPHLVVQHVATFRQGDTEAGYWDDVDRRTHKVSLDPYRRESLKILAVFREMAPDCEIEKASIDEAFMDLTPMAIKQMLKTFPHLAAVPPDAPDGLDTPLPPPPPVDWSRSGNVIPLNGQKKVETGEEGKDSSEDEVEDVPSTWEDWALCFGAEIMMQVREEVWTRLHYTCSAGIAHNKSLAKLCSSWKKPNAQTVLRGASEARFLRDMPFTDIRFLGGKLGNAISEEFGANTVGDLLTVSLDKLQETFGEESIWVYNIIRGIDHTEVKEKLVTKSMLASKNTIPAVRTPEMGHHWLNILAGELTVRLREGRESAPGLWPKTLVLSTRATSESFHSRQTAFPFTRNLTPEYIVKYARKLWDETTAPLKKGTMKYSNISLAFHGLESLEEGQRGIENFFNPGLKKEEAPKRSRTSSPTRDAESNKKPRLPTLQTGSVKKKTPLENFLSQKPSTPKVESVDSDGSDSPKLIHSEEVDGSWTCPKCQTVIAPGDDVVEEDRERWLTAARQEHDDYHFALSLQEETPRASTSRPIPAPRQPKATKKSAGIKAFFAPKR, encoded by the exons ATGGCGCACTTCCAAGCATCTGCGCgcaaggacggcgcggccAACCCTGTGACGTACCG GCACCTCCTCAGCCCTCAGGCGATGACCGTGTT TAATCCCCTCCGAACCATCGCCCACTGTGATATCGACGGAGCGTTTGCCC AGTTCGAACaggtccgcctcggccttcctGACCACATTCCCCTCATCGCTATCCAGTGGGACTCGATCATCGCCGTCAACTACCCCGCACGAGCGTATGGCATCAAGCG TGGGTTTAGCGGCAACAATCCCATCGGCGAGGCTAAGAAGGCGTGCCCCCATCTGGTGGTCCAGCATGTCGCTACCTTCAGGCAGGGAGACACCGAGGCTGGATACTGGGACGACGTTGATCGGCGAACGCACAAG GTGAGCCTGGACCCATATCGACGGGAGAGCCTCAAGATCCTTGCTGTGTTCCGCGAGATGGCGCCAGACTGTGAGATCG AGAAGGCGTCTATCGACGAGGCATTCATGGACCTCACGCCAATGGCTATCAAGCAGATGCTCAAGACCTTCCCCCACCTCGCGGCTGTTCCGCCCGACGCACCAGACGGTCTAGACACGCCTCtcccgcctccaccaccggTGGACTGGTCGAGGAGTGGCAATGTCATCCCCTTGAATGGTCAGAAGAAGGTCGAAACAGGGGAGGAAGGGAAGGATTcgtccgaggacgaggtcgaggacgtgccTTCGACCTGGGAGGATTGGGCTCTGTGCTTTGGAGCCGAGATTATGATGCAGGTCCGGGAGGAGGTGTGGACAAGGCTGCACTACACGTGCTCAGCA GGCATTGCGCACAACAAATCTCTTGCCAAG CTCTGCTCTTCATGGAAGAAGCCAAACGCCCAAACCGTCTTGCGAGGGGCCTCGGAAGCCAGATTTCTCCGAGACATGCCGTTCACCGAC ATTCGCTTCTTGGGCGGAAAGCTTGGGAACGCAATCTCTGAGGAGTTCGGCGCGAACACGGTGGGAGACCTCCT CACTGTGAGCCTCGACAAGTTGCAAGAAACCTTTGGAGAGGAGAGCATATGGGTCTACAACATCATTAGG GGGATCGACCATACGGAGGTCAAGGAGAAGCTCGTCACCAAGTCGATGCTTGCCTCGAAGAATACCATCCCAGCCGTCCGAACGCCAGAAATGGGTCATCACTGGCTTAATATCCTTGCAGGCGAGCTCACCGTTCGCCTTCGTGAGGGGCGCGAGTCAGCTCCAGGGCTGTGGCCCAAGACTCTTGTGCTGTCCACCCGTGCTACCAGCGAGTCATTCCATTCCCGGCAGACTGCATTCCCCTTCACACGCAACTTGACACCGGAATACATCGTCAAGTACGCTCGCAAGTTGTGGGACGAGACAACTGCTCCGCTAAAGAAGGGGACGATGAAGTATAGCAAT aTCAGTCTGGCGTTTCATGGACTTGAGAGCCTCGAAGAAGGTCAACGTGGCATTGAGAACTTCTTCAACCCCGGTCTGAAGAAAGAGGAGGCGCCAAAGAGGTCACGGACATCGTCGCCTACCAGAGATGCGGAGTCCAACAAGAAGCCCCGACTACCGACGCTTCAGACAGGCAGTGTCAAGAAGAAGACACCGCTAGAGAACTTCCTGTCTCAAAAGCCGTCTACCCCAAAGGTGGAATCTGTCGACTCAGACGGCAGCGATAGTCCTAAGCTGATTCACtcggaggaggtcgacggcaGCTGGACTTGTCCCAAGTGCCAGACTGTCATCGCGCCAGGAGACGACGTCGTTGAGGAGGACCGGGAACGTTGGCTCACGGCGGCACGTCAAGAACACGATGATTACCACTTTGCTCTCTCACTCCAGGAGGAGACTCCGCGAGCAAGTACAAGTAGACCGATACCAGCCCCAAGGCAACCCAAGGCGACCAAGAAGAGCGCCGGTATTAAGGCCTTCTTTGCCCCCAAGAGGTGA